GCTCGCACGCGGGCCACTCTGGAGGACGACGCTGTTGCGCCTGGCGCCGGACGAGCACGTGTTGTTGATGACGATGCACCACATCGTCACGGATGGCTGGTCCATGGGCGTCTTCGTGCGCGAGCTGGCGGCGCTGTATGGGGCCGCGTCGCGAGGGGAGCCGGGCCCGCTGGCGGAGCTGCCGGTGCAGTACGCGGACTACGCGCGCTGGCAGCGCGAGTGGCTCCAGGGGGAGGTGTTGGAGGCGCAGTTGGCGTACTGGCGCGAGCACCTGGCGGGCAGCCCTCCGGTGTTGAACCTCCCGCTGGACAGGCCGCGGCCCGCCCGGCCGGAGTCGCGCGCGGGCGCGCACACGTTCGTCGTACCGGAGGCGGTGGTGGAGCCGCTCCGAGCGCTGGGGCGACGCGAGGGGTGCAGCCTGTTCATGGTGCTGCTGGGGGGCTTCCAGGTGTTGCTCGGCCGGTGGAGTGGGCAGGAGGACATCGTGGTGGGCTCGCCGGTGGCGGGGCGCACGCGGGCGGAGGTGGAGGGGCTGATCGGCTTCTTCGTGAACACGCTGGTGTTGAGGACGCGGGTGGGTGGGGCGCCGACGTTCCGGGAGGTGCTGGCGCGGGTGAGGGAGGTGGCGTTGGGGGCGTACGCGCACCAGGACGTGCCCTTCGAGAAGCTGGTGGAGGAGTTGCGGCCCGTGCGGGACGTGCGCCACACGCCGCTCTTCCAGGTGATGTTCTCGTTGCAGAACCAGCCCCGCGAGCGGCTGGAGCTTCCGGGGCTCACGCTCACGGCGCTCGAGGCAGTGGCGGGGGGAGCGAAGTTCGATCTCTCCCTGTTCTTCGAGGAGGACGCGGCGGGAGGGCTGCGCGGGCTGTTCGACTACGACGCCAGCCTGTTCGAAGAGGGCACGGTGGCGCGGTGGGCGTCGGAGCTGGTGGAGCTGCTCGAGGCGGTGGCGAGGCAGCCAGAGGTCTCCCTTCCCCGGCTGTTGGGCGAGGTGCCCATGCCCACGCGGAGGCCGACGCCGCTGCTGGCCCAGCCGCCGCACGCGTCGCCGGGGTACGTGCGGCCCGAGGAGCCGGTGGCGCTCGAACTGGCGGGGCTCTGGCGCGAGCTGCTCCAGGTCGAGCGGGTGGGGCTGCACGACAACTTCTTCGAGCTGGGAGGGCATTCGCTGCTGGCGACCCAGCTCGTGGCGCGGGTGCGGCAGCGCCTGGGGGTGGAGCTTCCGCTGCGGGTGCTCTTCGAGGCGCCGGACCTGGGCGCGCTGGCCGAGCGCATCCAGTCCCGCGTGGGAGTGCCCGGGGCGGACGAGGGCAACCGGGTGACGCTCCAGGCGGAGGGGACGGGGACGCCCTTCTTCTGGGTGCATCCGGTGGGAGGCAACGTGCTGTGCTACGCGGAGCTGGCGAGGCGGCTGGGTACCGGGCGTCCCTTCCATGCGCTGCGGGCCACGGGGTTGGACGGGCGCGAGGCGCCGCTCACGCGGGTGGAGGACATGGCGCGGCGGTACGTGGAGCAGGTGCGCGCCGTGCAGGCCGAGGGCCCCTATCTGCTCGGAGGCTGGTCCTTGGGGGGGACGGTGGCGTTCGAGATGGCGAGGGAGCTGCGGCGCCAGGGGCAGGAGGTGGAGTTGCTGGTGCTGCTCGACAGCTTCGCGCCCTCCGAGTCGCCCGTGCCGGAGGGGGATGAGGCGCTGCTGTTCGCCGGTTTCGCGGCGGATCTGGCGCGGAGCGCGGGCCACGAGTCATCGCTCACGCCCGAGTCCTTCGAGAACCTGTCGACGGAGGAGCGGCTGCGCGCCTTGTGGAGCCATGCGGTGGAGGCGCGGTGGCTGCCCGTAGGGACGCGGTTGGAGGAGGTGAGGGCGGTGGTGGAGGTGGTCCGGGCCAACCTCCAGGCGGTGTCGCGGTACACGCCCGAGCCGTCCGCGGGGCGGGTGGTGCTGCTCCGGGCGAGGGATGCCCGGCGAGGCGCGGCGCGAGACCCCACCCATGGCTGGGGGGGCCTCGTGCCGTCCGGGCTCACGGTGGAGGACGTCCCGGGAGACCACCACGGCGTGCTCCGGCCGCCGCACGTGGATCACCTGGCGGAGCACCTCGAGCGGCTGCTCCGATAGGTACTGGCCTCCCCGCGCGGATGAGTCCGCGCGGGCGAGGGCCTACTCGGGGAGGGTGAAGAGGAGCCAGGAAGGCTCCTCGTCCATGGCACCCCAGAGGAGCACCTTGTTCTTGGGCAGGAGGATGGCGTTGCCCTTGTTGTATGGCCGCGGAGTCTTGGCGAGATGGGTCCAGGACCCCTTGGAGTCGGTGTCGGAGGTGGGGGGAGGAGTATAGAGTTCGATGTCGCCGAAGCCTCCGATGACCAGCGCCTTCCCACCGGTGAGAGCGATTGTCTTGTGGTTCCAATGAGCCTGGTTCAGCGGGGGACCTGCGACCCACGTCTTCTCGGACGGATCGTACAGGGCAGTTGAACTCAAGCTGTACCCATTGGTGCCGCCAGTGACCAGGAGTTCGCCAGAGTCGAGGTGGGTCGCGGCATGACCGTGGAGTGCCACGAAAGGAGGGGCCTTTTCCCGGCGCCACGTATTGGATTCTGGGTTGTAGATTTCCACGCCGTGGCTGCTCAACACCATGACTTCTCCCGAGCCCAACAAGGTCAAGGTGGCATCACGCATGGATTGAATCATGCCTCCCGCGGAACTCCACTGGTGCGTGGCGGGATCATAGAGTTCCGCGCCGGTGGTACTCGCTTCTCCCTCTTTTCCGGAGGGAGCCTTGCTCCAGACTCGTCCACCTGTCACCAGTACTTTTCCCGAGGGCAGCAGGGTGGATTGATGTCCGTAACGCGGATTTTCCCAGTCGCTGATGGTCTTCCATGTGCCCGCGACTGGGTCGTACAACTCCACAGCATTGATGAAGCGACCCGAAGAAGGACACTTGCCTCCAGACAACATCACCTCGCCCGTCGAAAGCTTCACGGCGGAGGCCAGCTGGCGTGGCTGCACGATATCCCCCGTCTTCTTCCATTCATTCTTTTCGGGGTCGTAGAGTGCCGAGAATGCCATTTTCTTCTTTGTCTCCTCGTCCCAGTTGCCTTCCGGCGGCGGTGGCTCCTTGGGCCGACCTCCCACCATCAGAACCAGGCCCGAATCAAGCTTGACCACGGAGGAGTTGATCGTCTCCCCTTGCACCGTGTTCGTGATGGGCTCAGAGACAGGCTGCCCAGGCCCACATCCCATGGTGAAGCTGACCCCCAGGACCAGTAACGAAAGACCCAGCGCAGTGCGCATGCATTGCTCCGAATAGAGAGGGCTGTCCCCAGCAACTGTCGGCGGACGGCGTGTGAAGCCATATCTCATTCGGAGTGTTTCGTACACGTGGATCATTCAGCCGGTAAGAAAAAGAAACAAGCATTTCAGGGGATGTCTGTAATTGCTGGCCCTCTTCTACTGAGTGGACGAATCCATCCAATGGGTGCTCCATATTGGACGAAATCGTCCAATCCTTCTCGCTGGACGAAATCGTCCAATCCTTCTCGCGAGCCGCGGTACACGCGCGAGTTGCCGGCATGTGGCGACCGCACTTCTCCCCCAGGGAGCTGCTGACCCGCCATCCCTGGGGGATGCGCTCTGTACACCTTGAGCGTGGTGGTCCTCAGCCCTTCACTCAGCGGCCGCCGAGGAAGTCCCCCTTGCCGATGTCCAAGCCGTTGTGGCGCAGGATGGCGTAGGCCGTGGTGACG
The DNA window shown above is from Cystobacter fuscus DSM 2262 and carries:
- a CDS encoding Kelch repeat-containing protein, which encodes MRTALGLSLLVLGVSFTMGCGPGQPVSEPITNTVQGETINSSVVKLDSGLVLMVGGRPKEPPPPEGNWDEETKKKMAFSALYDPEKNEWKKTGDIVQPRQLASAVKLSTGEVMLSGGKCPSSGRFINAVELYDPVAGTWKTISDWENPRYGHQSTLLPSGKVLVTGGRVWSKAPSGKEGEASTTGAELYDPATHQWSSAGGMIQSMRDATLTLLGSGEVMVLSSHGVEIYNPESNTWRREKAPPFVALHGHAATHLDSGELLVTGGTNGYSLSSTALYDPSEKTWVAGPPLNQAHWNHKTIALTGGKALVIGGFGDIELYTPPPTSDTDSKGSWTHLAKTPRPYNKGNAILLPKNKVLLWGAMDEEPSWLLFTLPE